CTGCCGCTGCCGAACGGTCTCGACCCCGCCGTGGCCCGCTCGCTGGCGTCGGCCACGTGTTGCGTCGCGGCCGTGGTCGCGCCGGAGCGCCTCGGCGCGGAGCCGCACCTCATCGCGCTCGGCAACCACCCCCTCCGACCTGTGCTCACGATCGAGGGCCACGTCGCCGGGCTGCCGCACGTCGACGAGGTTTCCGCGCGTCCGACACCGGCCCACCGTGCCGACCTCGACGCGCCGGCGGCCGTGATGGTGACGTCGGGGACGGGCGGACGTCCCAAGGGCGCGCTGCTGCCGAACGGCGCCGGCCTCGGTCAGGCCGAGCGGGTGAGCCGCGCGATGGACTACGACGCGCACGACGTGCTGTTCAACGTCTTCGCCTGGCAGCACGTGAACGCCCGGCATGCCGCCTTCCTGCCGGCCGTCCTCTCGGGTGCACGGCTCGTGGTCGACACCTTCTCGGTCTCGCGCTTCTGGGAGACCGTGGCGCGCGAGGACGTCACGGCCTTCAATTTCATGGGCGCGGTGTGCGCGATGCTGCTGCGCCAGCCCGCAGCGTCGGCCGACCGGCTCCACTCGGTGCGTCAGGCCTACGGCGGACCGGCACCCACCTGGCTGCACGCACAGGTGCTCGAGAGGTTCGGCGTCGAGCTGCGGCAGGCCTATGCGTGCACCGAGCTCGGCGATGTCGCGACCACCGGGCGCGAGGTCCGTCCGGGATCGGCCGGACGCATCGTGCCCGAGTACGAGCTGCGAGTCGTCGACGAGCACGGCACACCGGTGGCCGACGGCACCACGGGCACCGTCCACGTGCGGCCGAGGCGGCCGGACCTGACGTTCACCGAGTACGTCGGCGACGCCGACGCCACGCGCGCGGCCTGGTCGGACGGCTGGTTCGTCACCGGCGACCGCGGCCGGCTCGACGACGGCTGGTTCCACCACGAGGGACGCGCTGCCGACGTCATCCGCCGCCGGGGGCTGACGATCGACGCCGAGCGCCTCGAGCAGGTCGCCATGGGGCACCCGGACGTCGAGCAGGCCGCAGCCGTCGGCGTCCCGTCCGAGCTGACCGACGACGAGGTGCTCCTCGTGGTCGTGCCCCGCCCCGGCTCCTACCCCGATCCGGCCGACGTGCAGCGACACTGCGCGACTCATCTCCCTCGCCACGCCGTGCCCCGGTTCGTGAGCGTCGAGACCTCGCTGCCCCGCACCGGCAGCCTCAAGATCGTCCACCGGGCGCTGCGCGACCGGCCCCTGCCCCCGACCGTCTGGGACGCCGAGGCGTCCGCGACCCCCCAGGAGAACTCGTGACCACCACCCCCACCGCCCCCTTGCGCGTGCTCGACCTCACCGACCCCCTCGGGCACCAAGGCGCCCGTCTGTTCGTCGGTCTCGGCGCGGACGTCGTCCGCATCGCCCTCGACGGCGAGCCGACCACCGGCGCGGAGGCGCTGCACTGGCACGCCGGCAAGCGGCTGCTGTCGGTGCCAGACCTCGACCAGCTCGACGCCGCGGTCGAGGCCCTGGTCGAGCGCGCCGACGTCGTGCTCGAGTCGGGGCCGCGCGCCGGGCTGCGCACGCTCGGCCTGCGCGAGGCCCACCCCGAGGCCTGGGCCCACGTGGCGCACGTCGTGGTGACGCCGTTCGGCCTGACGGGTCCACGCCGCGACTGGCTGGGCGACGACACCGTGCTGACCGCTGCGGGTGGGATGGCCTGGCTCGGCGGCGATCCCGGGCACGCCCCGGAGCCGCCCCCGCGCGAGCAGGGGGTCCAGCTGGCCGGGACGCACGCCGCGATCGGTGCGCTCCTGGCGCTGAATGCCCGGCACCGCACCGGCGCCGGGCAACTCGTCGAGGTCTCGGCCCAGGAGGCCGTGGCCGCGACCCTGGAGACCGGCGCGATCGCCTGGATCCACGGCACCACGGTGCCGGGTCGCTCGTCGGGCGTGTACGGGCATGTCGCCCACCGCGTCTTCCGCGCCGCCGACGGCTACCTCGCCGGCGGATACTCGGGCAGCCCCCGCATGTGGGACGACCTGCTGGCCTGGATGGTCGAGGAGGGTGAGGCCGACGACCTCGCCGACGAGCGGTGGAAGGACGTCGACGTCCGTTGGGCCGGCCGGCCGCACGTCGACGAGGTCGTCGCGCGCTTCGTGGCACGTCGGCCCGCGGGACCGTTCGCCGACGAGGCCCGCCGGCGCGGGCTGCCGTGGGCCGAGGTGGCGTCGGGGGCGGCGCTGCTCGAGAACCCGCAGCTGCAAGCGCGTCAGTTCTTCGTCGGCATCGAGGGTCCCGAGGGCCTGCAGGACGTCGGACTGGGTTGGGAGCCGTCCGCGGCTCCACGCCCCGTCACGGTCGCTCCCCCACGGCCGGTCGAGCTGTCGCAGGTCTGGGCCGAGGCCCGGCCGCTGACCCCGCCTCCGCCTCGACGACGTCCGCGCGTCGCGCGCGAGGCTGCCCTCGACGGCGTCCGCGTGCTCGACCTGACCTGGGTGCTGGCCGGCCCCTACGTGACCAAGACCCTTGCCGACCACGGCGCCGAGATCGTCAAGGTCGAGTCGTTCCACCGCAAGGACCCGACCCGGTTCGCGCCCGGCATGCGGCTGCGTCCCGAGGCCGGCATCGACGACGGCGGCTACTTCGTCAACTTCAACCGCAACAAGCACAGCGTCGCGCTCAACCTGCGCACCGACGAGGGCCAGGACCTCCTGCGGCGGCTCGTGCCGCAGGTCGACGTCGTCGTCGAGAATTTCAGCCCCGGCGTGCTCTCCAAGTGGGGGCTGGACTACCCAAGTCTGCGCGAGCAGAACCCCGACGTCGTCCTCGTCTCGATGGCCGGCACCGGGCAGGACGGTCCGTGGCGCGACGCCGTGACGTTCGCCGACACTCTGGCGGCGATGTCGGGCCTGACGGCGGAGACCGGTCGCTCCGACCGGGCGCCGCAGGGACTGACGTTCGGCCTCGGCGACATGGTGGCGGCCAACTCTGCCGTCGTCGCGACCCTCGACCTGTTGAACCGCGGCACCGGTGGACACGTCGACCTCTCGCAGCTCGAGGCGATGGCCTCGCACCTCGGGTCGGCGCTGCTCCAGAGCCAGCTGCCGCCGGAGCCCGCCCCTCTCGCCGTGCCGAGGATCGTGCCCACCGCCGGCGACGACCGGTGGCTGGCCGTCGGCGCCGTCGCACCCGACGTCCTGCGCGCCGCGCTGGGCGGGCTCGGCGTCGCCACGGAGGCCGCCGACCCGCTCGACGACCTCGAGCGGCACGCCGCCGAGGCCGATGCCGACGAGCTGTCGGGAGCACTCCAGCAGCACGGCGTCCCCGCCCACCCCGTCCGTGACGGCCGCGACCTGGTCGAGCTCGACGCGCAGCTGGCTGCCCGCGGGTTCTACCCCGTGCTCGAGCACCCGCTCGCCGGGCCCGTGCCCGTCGAGGGCATCGTCGCGCGGCTGTCCGGGACGCCCGGCGACCTGTGGGAGCCTGCGCCGCTGCTGGGCCAGCACACCGATGACCTCCTCACCGAGCTGCTCGGGCTGACGCCCGAAGAGCTCGCCCACCTGCACGAGCAAGGAGCACTCTCATGACCTCGTCCACCCCGACCTTCTCCGCCCCGACCGGCTTCAGGATCGAGCACGACGGACCCGTCGCGACCGTGGTGATCGACCACGGCCGCGTCAACATCGTCGACCCCGAGCTCATTGAGTCGATGCTGGTGCACCTGCCGAGTGTGCTGGACGACCCCGCCGTGCGCTGCGTCGTGGTGCGCGGCAAGGACCGCATCTTCGTCG
Above is a genomic segment from Aeromicrobium chenweiae containing:
- a CDS encoding AMP-binding protein, which gives rise to MIRPRSFAEAVELRAHAGPDGELIRLVGGSALSAGELLDRAIGLAGSLASVAGTGDVVATAVPSGPEAAALTAAISWLGAVELPLPNGLDPAVARSLASATCCVAAVVAPERLGAEPHLIALGNHPLRPVLTIEGHVAGLPHVDEVSARPTPAHRADLDAPAAVMVTSGTGGRPKGALLPNGAGLGQAERVSRAMDYDAHDVLFNVFAWQHVNARHAAFLPAVLSGARLVVDTFSVSRFWETVAREDVTAFNFMGAVCAMLLRQPAASADRLHSVRQAYGGPAPTWLHAQVLERFGVELRQAYACTELGDVATTGREVRPGSAGRIVPEYELRVVDEHGTPVADGTTGTVHVRPRRPDLTFTEYVGDADATRAAWSDGWFVTGDRGRLDDGWFHHEGRAADVIRRRGLTIDAERLEQVAMGHPDVEQAAAVGVPSELTDDEVLLVVVPRPGSYPDPADVQRHCATHLPRHAVPRFVSVETSLPRTGSLKIVHRALRDRPLPPTVWDAEASATPQENS
- a CDS encoding CaiB/BaiF CoA-transferase family protein; protein product: MTTTPTAPLRVLDLTDPLGHQGARLFVGLGADVVRIALDGEPTTGAEALHWHAGKRLLSVPDLDQLDAAVEALVERADVVLESGPRAGLRTLGLREAHPEAWAHVAHVVVTPFGLTGPRRDWLGDDTVLTAAGGMAWLGGDPGHAPEPPPREQGVQLAGTHAAIGALLALNARHRTGAGQLVEVSAQEAVAATLETGAIAWIHGTTVPGRSSGVYGHVAHRVFRAADGYLAGGYSGSPRMWDDLLAWMVEEGEADDLADERWKDVDVRWAGRPHVDEVVARFVARRPAGPFADEARRRGLPWAEVASGAALLENPQLQARQFFVGIEGPEGLQDVGLGWEPSAAPRPVTVAPPRPVELSQVWAEARPLTPPPPRRRPRVAREAALDGVRVLDLTWVLAGPYVTKTLADHGAEIVKVESFHRKDPTRFAPGMRLRPEAGIDDGGYFVNFNRNKHSVALNLRTDEGQDLLRRLVPQVDVVVENFSPGVLSKWGLDYPSLREQNPDVVLVSMAGTGQDGPWRDAVTFADTLAAMSGLTAETGRSDRAPQGLTFGLGDMVAANSAVVATLDLLNRGTGGHVDLSQLEAMASHLGSALLQSQLPPEPAPLAVPRIVPTAGDDRWLAVGAVAPDVLRAALGGLGVATEAADPLDDLERHAAEADADELSGALQQHGVPAHPVRDGRDLVELDAQLAARGFYPVLEHPLAGPVPVEGIVARLSGTPGDLWEPAPLLGQHTDDLLTELLGLTPEELAHLHEQGALS